Proteins from one Mycobacterium sp. HUMS_12744610 genomic window:
- a CDS encoding ABC1 kinase family protein has protein sequence MDDRCVADIKRGRAARNAKLASIPVGFAGRAALGFGKRLTGKSKDEVQAELMEKAANQLFTVLGELKGGAMKVGQALSVMEAAIPEEYGEPYREALTKLQKDAPPLPAHKVHRVLDAQLGTKWRDRFSSFNDTPVASASIGQVHKAVWSDGREVAVKIQYPGADEALRADLKTMQRMVGVVKQLAPGADVQGVVDELIERTEMELDYRLEADNQRAFAKAYQGHSRFAIPHVVASAPKVVVQEWIEGLPMAEIIRHGTPEQRDLIGTRLLELTFDAPRRLGMLHGDAHPGNFMLLPDNRMGVIDFGAVAPLPGGYPIELGMTIRLARDKNYDLLLPTMEKVGFIQKGQQVSVRDIDEMLRQYVEPVQVDVFHYTRKWLQKMTYSQIDRSVSQIKTARQMDLPPKLAIPMRVIASVSAILCQLDAHVPIKALSEELIPGFAEPDTAVV, from the coding sequence GTGGATGATAGGTGTGTGGCAGACATCAAACGCGGCCGTGCTGCGCGCAACGCGAAGCTGGCCAGCATCCCGGTCGGCTTCGCCGGCCGGGCAGCCCTCGGCTTCGGCAAGCGGCTGACCGGCAAGTCCAAGGACGAGGTCCAGGCCGAGCTGATGGAGAAGGCCGCCAACCAGCTGTTCACCGTTCTCGGTGAACTCAAGGGCGGCGCGATGAAAGTGGGCCAGGCCCTCTCGGTGATGGAAGCCGCGATCCCCGAGGAGTACGGCGAGCCCTACCGCGAGGCCCTGACCAAACTGCAGAAGGACGCCCCGCCGCTGCCCGCCCACAAGGTTCACCGGGTGCTCGACGCCCAGCTGGGCACCAAGTGGCGGGACCGGTTCAGTTCGTTCAACGACACGCCGGTGGCCTCGGCCAGCATCGGCCAGGTGCACAAGGCGGTGTGGTCGGACGGCCGCGAGGTGGCCGTCAAGATCCAGTACCCCGGCGCCGACGAGGCGCTGCGCGCCGACCTCAAGACCATGCAGCGCATGGTCGGCGTCGTCAAACAGCTCGCCCCCGGCGCCGACGTCCAGGGTGTCGTCGACGAACTGATCGAGCGCACCGAGATGGAACTCGACTACCGGCTGGAGGCCGACAACCAGCGCGCCTTCGCCAAGGCCTACCAGGGGCACTCGCGGTTCGCGATACCGCACGTGGTGGCCAGCGCCCCCAAGGTGGTGGTCCAGGAGTGGATCGAGGGCCTGCCGATGGCGGAGATCATCCGCCACGGCACCCCTGAGCAGCGCGACCTGATCGGCACCCGGCTACTCGAACTCACCTTCGACGCGCCGCGCCGGCTGGGCATGCTGCACGGCGACGCCCATCCGGGCAACTTCATGTTGTTGCCCGACAACCGGATGGGCGTCATCGACTTCGGGGCCGTCGCCCCGCTGCCCGGCGGCTATCCCATCGAACTCGGGATGACGATCCGGCTGGCGCGCGACAAGAACTACGACCTGCTGCTGCCCACGATGGAAAAGGTCGGCTTCATCCAGAAGGGCCAGCAGGTTTCGGTGCGCGACATCGACGAGATGCTGCGCCAGTACGTCGAGCCCGTGCAGGTCGACGTCTTCCACTACACCCGCAAGTGGCTGCAGAAGATGACCTACAGTCAGATCGACCGGTCGGTGTCGCAGATCAAGACGGCTCGGCAGATGGACCTGCCGCCCAAGCTCGCGATCCCGATGCGCGTGATCGCGTCGGTGTCGGCGATCCTGTGCCAGTTGGACGCCCATGTGCCGATCAAGGCGCTGTCGGAGGAACTGATCCCCGGCTTCGCCGAGCCCGACACCGCCGTCGTCTAG
- a CDS encoding WhiB family transcriptional regulator, whose amino-acid sequence MSAATVPRRPRRQSLPCHAGDPDLWFAETAADLERAKTLCGSCPLRRECLAAALERAEPWGVWGGEILHRGAVVSCKRPRGRPRKDEAAA is encoded by the coding sequence ATGTCGGCAGCGACGGTCCCCAGACGGCCCCGCAGACAATCCCTGCCGTGTCACGCCGGCGATCCCGACCTCTGGTTCGCCGAGACCGCCGCCGACCTCGAGCGCGCCAAGACCCTGTGCGGCAGTTGCCCGCTGCGCCGCGAGTGCCTGGCCGCGGCCCTGGAGCGGGCCGAACCGTGGGGTGTGTGGGGCGGCGAGATCCTGCACCGCGGCGCGGTTGTGAGCTGCAAACGTCCGCGCGGGCGTCCCCGCAAGGATGAGGCCGCCGCCTAG
- a CDS encoding ATP-dependent DNA helicase UvrD2, translating into MPTVADSLTAGLDDEQRDAVLAPRGPVCVLAGAGTGKTRTITHRIAQLVAGGHVAAGQVLAVTFTQRAAGEMRSRLRALDAAARTGAGVGAVQALTFHAAAHRQLRYFWPRVVGDTGWQLLDSKYAVVARAAGRARLNVGTDDVRDLAGEIEWAKASLIGPEEYPGAVAAAGRDTPLDAAQVAAVYAAYEALKVRDETVTLLDFDDLLLHTAAAIENDAAVAEEFRDRYRCFVVDEYQDVTPLQQRVLSAWLGERDDLTVVGDANQTIYSFTGASPRFLLDFSRRFPDATVVRLERDYRSTPQVVSLANQVIAAARGRVAGSKLQLTGQRAPGPAPSFREHPDEPAEAAAVAASISRLIEAGTAPGEIAVLYRVNAQSEVYEEALTEAGIAYQVRGGEGFFNRQEVKQSLLALQRAAERGSEGPLPEVVRAVLDPLGLSAEPPAGSKARDRWDALNALAALVDDEVAQRPELTLPALLAELRTRADARHPPPVQGVTLASLHAAKGLEWDAVFLVGLADGTLPISHALARGPDSEAVEEERRLLYVGITRARVHLALSWALARSPGGRQGRKPSRFLNGIAPQARADAAAPAKSRRAKATPTRCRICNNNLTTPAAVMLSRCETCAADVDEDLLLRLKAWRLDTAKEQNVPAYVVFTDNTLIAIAELRPADEAALIAIPGIGARKLEQYGPDVLAMVRGG; encoded by the coding sequence ATGCCGACGGTCGCCGATTCCCTGACCGCCGGGCTGGACGACGAGCAGCGCGACGCGGTGCTGGCCCCGCGGGGACCGGTCTGCGTGCTCGCCGGCGCCGGGACGGGCAAGACGCGCACCATCACGCACCGGATCGCCCAACTCGTCGCCGGCGGCCACGTCGCCGCCGGCCAGGTGCTCGCGGTGACGTTCACCCAGCGGGCGGCGGGGGAGATGCGGTCCCGGCTGCGGGCGCTGGACGCCGCCGCGCGCACCGGCGCGGGCGTCGGCGCGGTGCAGGCGCTGACCTTTCACGCCGCCGCGCACCGCCAGCTGCGGTACTTCTGGCCCCGGGTGGTCGGCGACACCGGCTGGCAGCTGCTGGACAGCAAGTACGCCGTGGTGGCGCGGGCGGCCGGGCGTGCCCGGCTCAACGTCGGCACCGACGACGTGCGCGACCTGGCCGGCGAGATCGAGTGGGCCAAGGCCTCGCTGATCGGCCCCGAGGAGTACCCGGGCGCGGTGGCCGCCGCGGGCCGAGACACCCCGCTGGACGCCGCGCAGGTGGCGGCCGTGTACGCCGCCTACGAGGCGCTCAAGGTCCGCGACGAGACGGTCACGCTGCTCGATTTCGACGACCTGCTGCTGCACACCGCGGCGGCGATCGAGAACGACGCGGCCGTGGCCGAGGAGTTCCGCGACCGCTACCGCTGCTTCGTCGTCGATGAGTACCAGGACGTCACCCCGCTGCAGCAGCGGGTGCTGTCGGCCTGGCTGGGCGAGCGGGACGACCTGACCGTCGTCGGCGACGCCAACCAGACCATCTACTCGTTCACCGGGGCCTCGCCCCGCTTCCTCCTCGACTTCTCGCGGCGCTTTCCCGACGCCACGGTGGTGCGCCTGGAGCGTGACTACCGCTCGACCCCGCAGGTGGTGTCGCTGGCCAACCAAGTGATCGCCGCGGCCCGCGGCCGGGTCGCCGGCAGCAAGCTGCAGCTGACCGGTCAGCGCGCACCCGGCCCGGCCCCGTCGTTCCGCGAGCATCCCGACGAGCCCGCCGAGGCCGCCGCGGTCGCGGCGTCCATCTCGCGGCTGATCGAGGCCGGCACCGCCCCCGGCGAGATCGCCGTGCTGTACCGGGTCAACGCGCAGTCCGAGGTCTACGAGGAGGCGCTGACCGAGGCGGGCATCGCCTACCAGGTCCGCGGCGGCGAGGGGTTCTTCAACCGCCAGGAGGTCAAGCAGTCGCTGCTGGCGTTGCAGCGCGCGGCCGAACGCGGCTCCGAGGGCCCCCTGCCCGAGGTGGTGCGCGCCGTCCTGGATCCGCTGGGCCTGAGCGCCGAACCGCCGGCCGGCAGCAAGGCGCGGGACCGGTGGGACGCGCTGAACGCGCTGGCCGCGCTGGTCGACGACGAAGTGGCGCAGCGCCCGGAGCTGACGCTTCCGGCCCTGCTCGCCGAGCTCCGGACCCGCGCCGACGCGCGGCACCCGCCGCCGGTCCAGGGGGTCACGCTGGCCTCGCTGCACGCAGCCAAGGGTCTCGAGTGGGACGCGGTGTTCCTGGTCGGCCTGGCCGACGGCACGCTGCCGATCTCGCACGCGTTGGCGCGCGGGCCCGACAGCGAGGCCGTCGAGGAGGAGCGCCGGCTCCTGTACGTCGGCATCACCAGGGCGCGGGTGCATCTGGCGCTCAGCTGGGCGCTGGCGCGCAGCCCGGGCGGGCGTCAGGGCCGCAAGCCGTCGCGGTTCCTTAACGGCATCGCGCCGCAGGCCCGCGCCGACGCCGCTGCGCCGGCCAAGTCGCGGCGCGCCAAGGCGACGCCGACCCGCTGCCGGATCTGCAACAACAACCTGACCACCCCGGCGGCCGTCATGCTCTCGCGCTGCGAGACCTGTGCCGCCGACGTCGACGAGGACCTGTTGCTGCGGCTCAAGGCCTGGCGGCTGGACACCGCCAAGGAACAGAACGTGCCCGCCTACGTCGTCTTCACCGACAACACGCTGATCGCGATCGCCGAACTGCGGCCGGCGGACGAGGCGGCCCTGATCGCGATCCCCGGCATCGGCGCGCGCAAGCTCGAACAGTACGGACCCGACGTGCTGGCCATGGTGCGCGGCGGCTGA
- the mrx1 gene encoding mycoredoxin Mrx1: MTNAAVTVYTTSWCGYCHRLMTVLKSNGIAYEAVDIEADPMAAEFVSSVNGGNRTVPTVKFADGSTLTNPSAAEVKAKLAEVAG; this comes from the coding sequence ATGACGAATGCTGCCGTCACCGTTTACACGACGTCCTGGTGTGGCTACTGCCACCGGCTCATGACGGTGCTCAAGTCCAACGGGATCGCCTACGAGGCCGTCGACATCGAGGCGGACCCGATGGCCGCGGAGTTCGTCAGCTCGGTCAACGGCGGCAACCGGACGGTCCCGACGGTGAAGTTCGCCGACGGCTCGACGCTGACCAACCCGAGCGCCGCCGAGGTGAAGGCGAAGCTGGCCGAAGTCGCCGGCTGA
- the nudC gene encoding NAD(+) diphosphatase, whose amino-acid sequence MAADFQLREIPLLSRVGADRADQLRTDIEAATAGWADAALLRVDSRNQVLVADGRVVLGAAAALADEPPPDAVFLGRIDGGRHVWAIRGALQAPEDPGVDVEVLNLRSLGPIFDDTSSQLVSSAIALLNWHDRARFSSVDGSPMKPARAGWSRIDPVTGHEEFPRIDPAVICLVHDGGDRAVLARQGAWPEGMFSLLAGFVEAGESFEVCVAREIREEIGLTVRDVRYLGSQPWPFPRSLMVGFHAVGDPSEEFSFNDGEIVEAAWFTRDEVRAALEAGDWSSSSGSKLLLPGSISIARVIIESWAALD is encoded by the coding sequence GTGGCGGCCGACTTTCAGCTGCGGGAGATTCCCCTGCTCTCGCGCGTCGGTGCCGACCGCGCCGACCAGCTGCGCACCGACATCGAGGCGGCCACCGCCGGATGGGCCGACGCGGCGTTGTTGCGGGTGGACTCGCGCAACCAGGTGCTGGTCGCCGACGGCCGGGTGGTGCTCGGCGCCGCGGCGGCTCTCGCCGACGAGCCACCGCCGGACGCGGTGTTTTTGGGCCGCATCGACGGCGGCCGCCACGTCTGGGCGATCCGGGGCGCGCTGCAGGCGCCGGAGGACCCCGGCGTGGACGTCGAGGTGCTCAACCTGCGCAGCCTCGGCCCGATCTTCGACGACACCAGCAGCCAACTGGTGTCGTCGGCCATCGCGCTGCTGAATTGGCACGACCGGGCGCGGTTCAGCTCGGTGGACGGTTCCCCGATGAAACCGGCGCGGGCGGGCTGGTCGCGCATCGACCCCGTCACCGGTCACGAGGAGTTCCCGCGTATCGACCCGGCCGTGATCTGTCTGGTGCACGACGGCGGGGACCGCGCGGTGCTGGCGCGGCAGGGCGCGTGGCCGGAGGGGATGTTTTCGCTGCTGGCCGGGTTTGTGGAAGCCGGCGAATCGTTCGAGGTGTGCGTCGCCCGGGAGATTCGCGAGGAGATCGGCCTGACCGTCCGCGACGTGCGCTACCTCGGCAGCCAGCCCTGGCCGTTCCCGCGTTCGCTGATGGTCGGCTTCCATGCCGTGGGGGACCCGTCCGAGGAGTTCTCTTTCAACGACGGCGAGATCGTCGAGGCGGCGTGGTTCACCCGCGACGAGGTGCGCGCCGCGTTGGAGGCGGGCGACTGGAGCAGCTCGTCGGGGTCGAAGCTGCTGCTGCCCGGTTCGATCTCGATCGCGCGGGTGATCATCGAATCGTGGGCCGCGCTCGACTGA
- a CDS encoding potassium channel family protein — protein sequence MGSGKSRQLSGLRQRLTSQPGHQLVGVVRIPEDPASPARVITRRVAIALVVLFAAAAIVYVERGGYRDVRDRELTFVDCLYFAAVSLSTTGYGDITPVTESARLMHTVVFTPLRIAFLAVLVGTTLEVLSERSRQAWKIQRWRNKVRNHTVVIGYGTKGKAAVAAKVSDEAARGDIVVVDTDRSALEHAAAADLVTVHGDGTKSDVLRLAGVQHASSIIVATGRDDTAVLATLTARELAPKAKIVAAIREAENQHLLQQSGADSVVVSSETAGRLLGLATTTPSVVHMIEDLLTPDVGLAIAEREVEQNEIGGSPRHLRDIVLGVVRDGQLLRIGAPESDAIEANDRLLYVRSAGQ from the coding sequence GTGGGCAGCGGTAAGTCGCGGCAACTGAGCGGTCTCAGGCAACGGCTGACCTCCCAGCCCGGTCACCAACTGGTCGGCGTGGTGCGCATCCCCGAAGACCCCGCCAGCCCCGCGCGCGTCATCACGCGCCGGGTGGCCATCGCCCTGGTGGTGTTGTTCGCCGCCGCCGCCATCGTCTATGTCGAACGCGGCGGCTACCGCGACGTGCGGGACCGGGAACTGACGTTCGTCGACTGCCTGTACTTCGCGGCGGTGTCGCTGTCGACGACCGGCTACGGCGACATCACCCCGGTGACCGAGTCCGCGCGGCTGATGCACACCGTGGTCTTCACGCCGCTGCGGATCGCGTTCCTGGCCGTGCTGGTCGGCACGACGCTGGAGGTCCTCTCCGAGCGGTCCCGGCAGGCGTGGAAGATTCAGCGTTGGAGGAACAAAGTGCGCAACCACACCGTCGTGATCGGCTACGGCACCAAGGGCAAGGCGGCGGTCGCCGCCAAGGTCAGCGACGAGGCCGCCCGGGGCGACATCGTCGTCGTCGACACCGATCGCAGCGCGCTCGAGCACGCCGCGGCCGCCGACCTGGTCACCGTGCACGGCGACGGCACCAAGTCCGACGTGTTGCGGTTGGCCGGCGTGCAGCACGCGTCGTCGATCATCGTCGCGACGGGCCGCGATGACACCGCCGTCCTGGCGACGTTGACGGCACGCGAACTCGCCCCCAAGGCCAAGATCGTCGCCGCCATCCGGGAGGCCGAGAACCAACACCTGTTGCAGCAATCGGGAGCGGACTCGGTGGTGGTCTCGTCGGAGACGGCCGGTCGCCTGCTCGGCCTCGCCACCACCACGCCCAGCGTGGTCCACATGATCGAGGACCTGCTGACCCCGGACGTCGGGTTGGCGATCGCCGAGCGCGAGGTGGAGCAGAACGAGATCGGCGGTTCGCCGCGCCATCTGCGCGACATCGTGCTCGGCGTGGTGCGCGACGGCCAGCTGCTGCGCATCGGCGCGCCGGAATCGGACGCCATCGAGGCGAATGACAGGCTGCTCTACGTCCGCAGCGCGGGGCAGTAG